A single Dreissena polymorpha isolate Duluth1 chromosome 14, UMN_Dpol_1.0, whole genome shotgun sequence DNA region contains:
- the LOC127857210 gene encoding transmembrane protein 26-like, whose product MDDSADTKQSKEMDDIAETATDETANHKDEKYEEGEHFPPTCRKSVDENANTAPTNITTTCFGKTRLKPLLKKFVLRAMMILHSVLSAWRVVISRGDHRFWALVAGNVIWAVEIFFSIKKWNVRKQSRWRPSFVVYLLLLLPAIWLLQLHQYDVARSEQPTQNTTGSEGSTLDNLLNIEGTTWIVVIQETLIYVLLVGRWLNDDVAGKNLSQQLMNFLASASDIMELYALFDLPVVQTHFPSTIAVLAIWSSSFIQFIPVLTKTKNRSNAVADSSPPSIEAGENRKSAPSSQIFDIAEVVLAFLFQDGPFLAIRLFIIINFKTITHSLFFFVIKNFITIMLLIYRLAVLLKAKPGKKQQ is encoded by the exons ATGGATGACTCCGCAGACACGAAACAGTCCAAAGAAATGGACGATATTGCTGAAACAGCCACCGATGAAACTGCAAACCACAAAGATGAAAAGTATGAAGAGGGCGAACATTTCCCACCGACGTGTCGCAAAAGTGTGGATGAAAATGCGAATACCGCACCTACAAACATAACGACCACTTGTTTTGGCAAGACAAGGCTGAAACCGCTGCTTAAAAAGTTCGTGCTGCGCGCGATGATGATCCTTCACAGCGTGCTGTCAGCATGGCGCGTCGTGATATCGCGCGGGGACCACAGGTTTTGGGCGCTCGTCGCTGGCAACGTGATCTGGGCTGTCGAAATATTTTTCTCCATAAAGAAATGGAACGTTAGAAAGCAGAGCAG ATGGCGCCCCAGTTTTGTTGTGTACCTTCTGCTACTACTCCCTGCTATCTGGCTGCTGCAACTGCACCAGTATGACGTCGCGCGGTCTGAGCAGCCGACTCAGAACACTACCGGCTCCGAAGGCAGCACCCTG GACAACTTGTTGAATATCGAGGGGACCACGTGGATAGTCGTCATACAGGAGACGCTCATCTACGTGCTGCTGGTCGGCCGCTGGCTCAACGACGACGTGGCCGGCAAGAATCTGTCGCAGCAACTCATGAACTTCCTGGCAAGCGCCTCCGACATCATGGAGCTGTACGCGCTATTCGACCTGCCCGTCGTGCAGACGCACTTTCCCAGCACTATTGCTGTGCTGGCCATCTGGTCGAGCAGTTTTATCCAGTTTATTCCGGTTCTTACCAAAACCAAAAACCGTTCGAATGCGGTGGCCGACTCGTCTCCACCGTCCATCGAAGCGGGAGAAAACCGGAAATCAGCACCGAGTTCGCAGATTTTCGATATAGCGGAAGTTGTCTTGGCCTTCCTCTTTCAAGACGGCCCGTTCCTGGCAATACGTCTGTTCATCATAATTAACTTCAAAACAATCACGCATAGCTTGTTTTTCTTCGTGATCAAAAACTTCATCACAATTATGCTGCTCATATACCGCCTCGCTGTGTTATTAAAGGCTAAGCCCGGAAAGAAACAACAGTAA